The DNA region ATTTTTGGAGAAAATTTAGAAAAGAAAAAAAAGAAGGCTTGACATTTCAACATAGCAGTTAACTACATAAGCATTTTATTTTAATTTTGCAGAAAGCTGGTTTTAAATTAGAAAGGCGGAGAGGTAGCCATGTTTTTATGAAACATAAAGACGGCAGGGCAACTGTAGTACCGGTACACTAGGATTTCGAGGTTCTTCCCGTAATTGACAAAACCGTAAGGTTGTTGATAATATAAAAAATGATTCCGGAAACTATAGAGACAGACCTGGTTTTAACTGAAATCATCAACGGAAAGGAAACAATGGGGCCTAGTCCGTTTGATAAACATCAGGATATTGTAGGCAATCTATACGATATTATACGCCACCACGTAAAGACTAATAAATTAGGTAAAGTTTATTTATCACCCCTTGATGTAATCTTTGAGGAAGGGATTAACCGGGTTCAGCCTGACATACTGTTTATCAGGAAGGAGAATATGCCAATTGTACGTGGTTGGGTACGAGGTGTGCCGGACATGGTTTGCGAGATAGTTTCTCCATGGAGTTACGAAAGGGATACATTGGTTAAGAGGGACATTTATGAGAGATACAAAGTACCTGAGTACTGGATAGTCCTGCCTGAGTTTATGAGTGTTCAGATTTTAACAATTGAAAACGATAAATATAAGTTACATTCAGTAGCAGCAATTGAAGGCATTGTTACATCTAAAGCCATAGAAGGACTTCAAATTAACATTAATGATATATTTGAGTAACCTGCCATTACAACTCAAAGGGGACGGAACATATTTATTAATCAACACGTGCTACAGTTGCTTGACGAACAACCGCTACAACTTTTACCGCCACCACCGGACATACCCTCCGGCGACGATTTACCGCCACCCATTCCAAAGAGCGACATCTTCTTTCTTACATCTTTATTTTCACAATTTGGGCATTTAACCACCGTAGTGCTAAACACTATTAGTTCAAAGTCCTCATTGCATTTTTCACAGTTATACTCATAAATCGGCATATAACACCTCACTTCTCTTACCAATCCGCATTCAATCGTCTAACTTCGTTGGCCTTGTCAAAAGCTCCTCAACGTCTCCCCTAAAGGGGAATCCCCTATGAGGGGAGGCGTCGCTTTCTCCTTGCCGCCTCGTTATACTTCTGACTGCGAATTGGTATCAGGTAAAATTCATTACGCTGCGTACTATTTCCATAGTTTCCGAGGCTGCCTTTTGCGCCTTGATGTTGCCGGCTTCTATTATGTCGGAAAGCATGGAGGGAGAGTTTTCAAGCTCTTTCCTTTTATCCCATAGCGGCGTCATTATTTTAAATATGTTTTTTAATAATATCGTCTTACAGTCAAGACAACCAAAAGCGGCAGCCCGGCAGTTTTCCGCAACCAGAGCCTGCTCCTCTTTTGTGGAAAACACCTTGTGCAGGGCATAAACCGGCGATTGCTCAGGGTCGCCCTTATCAGTCTTTCTCTTTCGGGCAGGGT from Nitrospirae bacterium YQR-1 includes:
- a CDS encoding Uma2 family endonuclease gives rise to the protein MIPETIETDLVLTEIINGKETMGPSPFDKHQDIVGNLYDIIRHHVKTNKLGKVYLSPLDVIFEEGINRVQPDILFIRKENMPIVRGWVRGVPDMVCEIVSPWSYERDTLVKRDIYERYKVPEYWIVLPEFMSVQILTIENDKYKLHSVAAIEGIVTSKAIEGLQININDIFE
- a CDS encoding zinc ribbon domain-containing protein, whose amino-acid sequence is MPIYEYNCEKCNEDFELIVFSTTVVKCPNCENKDVRKKMSLFGMGGGKSSPEGMSGGGGKSCSGCSSSNCSTC